One genomic window of Gemmatimonadota bacterium includes the following:
- a CDS encoding DUF433 domain-containing protein, which yields MNKIYVEYRDKGYWIANSRVSLDTIVYAFLDSQSPESIAQSLPVLTLEQVYGAIAFYLAHQAEIETYLERAKTDFEIQRKASRESDPVFYQKLADARRRVSTIHKIN from the coding sequence ATGAACAAGATTTATGTTGAGTATCGAGACAAAGGCTATTGGATTGCAAATAGTCGGGTCTCGCTGGATACCATTGTTTATGCTTTTCTGGATAGTCAATCTCCTGAGAGCATTGCCCAATCGCTTCCTGTACTGACACTCGAACAGGTCTATGGAGCTATTGCATTCTATCTTGCCCATCAGGCAGAAATTGAGACATATCTTGAGAGAGCGAAAACAGATTTCGAGATACAGCGAAAAGCGTCCCGAGAATCAGATCCTGTGTTTTATCAGAAATTAGCGGATGCACGACGCCGCGTTTCAACAATACACAAAATCAATTGA